The proteins below are encoded in one region of Ephemeroptericola cinctiostellae:
- the hisI gene encoding phosphoribosyl-AMP cyclohydrolase, whose protein sequence is MSVMSNVVNRIAWDEKGLVPVIAQDANSGNVLMFAWMNREALEQTLILKRAVYFSRSRNRLWFKGEESGHVQHVKAVRMDCDQDVLLLLVEQVGGIACHTGRNNCFFEEYDWDKQDWHVVAPVLKNPDDIYKS, encoded by the coding sequence CATGTCGAATGTCGTGAATCGAATTGCATGGGATGAAAAAGGTCTGGTGCCCGTGATTGCGCAAGATGCCAACAGTGGCAATGTGTTGATGTTTGCGTGGATGAACCGTGAGGCACTGGAGCAAACTTTGATCTTGAAACGCGCGGTGTATTTTTCGCGCTCACGCAACCGTTTGTGGTTCAAAGGCGAAGAGTCGGGGCATGTGCAGCATGTGAAAGCAGTGCGCATGGATTGTGATCAGGACGTGTTGTTGTTGCTGGTGGAGCAGGTGGGTGGCATTGCATGCCACACGGGTCGCAACAATTGTTTTTTTGAAGAGTACGATTGGGACAAGCAAGATTGGCATGTGGTGGCGCCTGTCTTGAAAAATCCTGATGACATTTATAAGTCGTAA